The genomic region GACAAACTTAAAGAAGCATACATGATCTGTGGTTGTGCAACGTACGCTTTTaagagcatttttttaaatatatgctttttatTAAACGTAATATGCATTCTTATTCAAGTTGGCATTCCTGCTAAGTTCCTTAAACTAATTAATTCGTTTCTGGATTGGCGTAAATGTTCATTTCTCATAACAGTATAACGGAACAGAACAGTATATTGAGTTATCCTATATGACACAACTGTATGTTCAATGAATATATCCCAGAATTTTGGAATGAGATACTTGTTATTTTGATACAGATTTTACACCTAAGGTTCATCTCCAAAGATTCTCGTAATACATAGCCCAGCTGTTCGACCTGATTTTGGCCAATATGTTgcttttattatgttattttcatattattacaAATCAGATATCAATTCCTAGACATGCACTCTGGTTTCTTACGCTTATCTATCTATTTATGATAAAAGgatatgaatataaatgttttacgGAGGCGGGTATATGATATAATGGGCTTAAATTATTTGGCAATAAAACTTGTGCTTGTAACGCACAATAATTTTTCACGCATCAATATGAGCAAtttcatattcgcattgtcaaGATCTTATGAGTCATAAgcaaatgaaaaacattatgCCAAAAAGATGTCTGATGGACTTTAAAGcttctcacagatttatcgtttcGACAACTTTAGTTGtagtttttgtatttgaatgagCTAATATGTGCGTCAATATCTGGAAACCAatggtataagactgcttaaAAAGATCAAATCTCAGGTTATCATATTTACGCTCGAAAATAGTTTATGGCtgaaagcgttactaacgctttaagaaaacgAGTTTTTCTGCAGTTTacaaaacaattgagatctatTTTGATTGTGAGTTATATAAAATGACTGAATTTaagacattgatgccaaaatcagctgattatgggacaaatgttgtaaaaagtgtcaaaattgacaatttgtgagagtgcagctttaaatgtacGTGGCTGGGTTCCTTGTCTGACCCTTTttttacgaaaatgcttgctcTTGTAAACAGTTTATAAAACACCATTTCATTCGTTGATTGATTgagtattgtaaaaaaatgacacGGCATTACCTCGTCAGTTAAACATAAGGCGTATTAGAAGTTGATATCCCGGTACATTGAGCCCGTGGGTATTGATACATGCCGCAGTCCTGTCATATCCCTGCCATGAACATCCAGTACTTTGTATATTTTCCAGGAAGTTTGATTCCCCAAAGGCCCATGGTTTATCTACAAAACATTGAGATGAGCCTTTTTGTAGACAATAGGCCCTGGGgctaataaataataatggctaattattcatattatttctGGATATATTGGCATCGATATTTAGGGAAAACATGATATACGTATCACCATAGCACGCGATGTGTTTTATTTGCGATACAGTTTGAGCTTTACAGTATCATTCTTACGAATGTCCATACCGTTTATCGCTTTCATGTCAGTGTTTTGACTAAAAATGGGGCCGAAATTCGACCCTTTTCAAATcccaaaatgtattttttttcgcaaaaattgtgctcaaaaatttcatttttctcaaCTCTAAATGAGTCAACTTCAATATATCTATtgactttctttattttttttaaattctgtaTCTTAAAGTGCCTTCGCTTTGTGTCCTTGTTTGAAATATACTATAATTAATTCACAATTGTAGGCATTTTGTCGCTATTTCCATTTTTCTAAGTCTCCTGGCTCCATTCAtcacaaaaatattgaaaaagcaCTGCATGTGTTCTAGTTTTCCCATGATTTTGAATACAAACTGATgtgaaaaaacattattcttgGTGTTGTAACACTGATGTGTAttttatacagtcgaaacccgttggctcgatattctagggaccggcaAAACAACTTCGAGCCAAACGGGAATGCTAACCTAgagtaaaaattaaaaattgggCCTTTACAACTAACTCGAGCCATCGAAGAATCGAGCCAAACGATATCGAGcaaacgggtttcgactgtttATGCAACATCATCGGTACGCCCGCGATCTTGACTTTGACTAATCATGTGTGTAATCTCCACTGATCTATTTTGACCTGGGAACAGGAAAGAAGATATAAAGATGCTGATGGGCTGATAATATTCGGTTTAACGGAACATCTACAAGATTTAACTCCCCGGGTAACGGATGAACCTGACCACCCGTCTATTTCTCACGTATAGCAACTGAGGCCacttataataattgtttgtttgatattaCCCGCTAAACAAACAACTGCATAAGGGGTTAAAGGGAGCTTTATTACATGAACTAAGCTATTGCTCCAAACTACAGAAGCGCGcgaataatacatatataaagcacAGGCAAGATATAATATGGCAAACAATTACATAATATGATAAGCGCACtacattatgaacaaaaaaataaacactcaataattaaaattgcatCTGTTGATAAAATCCAGCGTCCAGTCTGATAAGCGCGCATGTAATAACTAGCTGGAGCGAGGAATTGGCTCCCAGAAAACCCCATTAGAGGTCACATGACCAGAAGGTGTGAAAAAGGGGGCGCCAGCAGTAGTTTGTCTAAATACAATTAAGTAGCTTAATTAAACACCACAACACAATCAATCCTACGAGTTGAAAATGGTTTAGCCTCTCCAGTGGTCATTATTTCAGTTTTCATTATGgccttaaagctgctctctccaTTTACCGTTTTGAGATttctttttcttattatttttgcattggaatgagcaaattctTACATAAAAATCTGGTATTAGAATGCTGatcaaagatcagatcgcagctttatatttttgttcgaaaGTTCATGCTTTATGGCAAAAAGTGGGTAAAGTAACGTTAAACAAACTATAAACTATGCCATGAATTCCAAATTTTACAGGTGAAGAAAACGGAACGACTCTGTACAGTACATGTTTGATATAATCCACATCCTTGTGATTGTATACTTTGCTCAACTTGTTGTATAAAACTCGCTCAGAACAAGTCAGACTCCCTGGATTGTCTTTAGCTTGTCAAGTGGATTGCAATTTACCTGTAATTGCATTATTACAACTCATAAGTCATACAAGAATTCGTCTGCTGATAGCGCTAAAGTATCAAATACAAGAGGTAAACATTCATTCGCGATGGATGCTGTTACTGAATTTGTCctcatgttgtcatgtatgtatgacctgagtgtaataaagatatttgttgttgttgttgtcgaaGAGTTGCTCTTTCTAAAGAAATTATATGTGACTTCAGGGGCATTATTCAATATAGTTCTTATAGTAGACATCTTCAGTGACTCTGGGGCCGCATTCATTAAGCATCTTAGTAACGCTTTGACTCTGGGGCCGCATTCATTAAGCATCTTAGTAACGCTTTGACTCTGGGGCCGCATTCATTAAGCATCTTAGCAACGCTTTGACTCTGGGGCCGCATTCATTAAGCATCTTAGTAACGCTTTGACTCTGGGGCCGCATTCATTAAGCATCTTAGTAACGCTTTGTCTCTGGGGCCGCACTTATTAAGCATCTTAGTAACGCTTATCTACTTAGTGAAATATTgcctttttacaaatttgatttttttttgtacctccaaaatatgaaaataagcaagaaaatagtctaaacaatatatgcatgtgAATAAATCCGATGAAAAATTTTATAGCAGGTTTTTGAAATACTCGTTGTCAAATATTACGAATTCTCAATAAGTTGataatattcactaagatgcttattgaatacagcTCCTGTACAGTACATGTTTGATATAATCCACATTCAAGTGATTGTATACATTGCTCAACCTCCGTCAGACATATTCAGACTCCTTGGAATGTCTTTAAATTGTCAAACGGCTTACAATTCATGTCTCAGTATTTCCTATTTGATGTTTTCAGATTGGTTCATCTTCCATGCTTTCAGCTTTTACATCCCGTCAAACCTTACCTATGACAAAGGTGTACCTTTTGTAATTGTACActttatgcattatttattgcCTGATTACAATGTTATTACCTTGTAATTTTAACATCGGTCACGAGCGATGCTTTTAATGATAGAGTCTTGAAAACAAGAATTTGATATATTGATGTTCAAGGGGAAATTCACACGTCATATTCAATGTTATTTACTtctattttattcttttatctGTCTCATATAACTGAACGACAAAGGATGGGGGGTCACGCAAAAGTGAATATCGTTTGAAATTAAACTGGACTATAGTCTATAATACGTGCTTTGAATTGTAATGCCGACTTggagttaaagctgcactttcacagactgactgttttgacaacttttattatttatttgtttgccttgaaatgagccaattattgcgtaaatgtctggaaactagtggtacaagactgctgacaaaatatctgatcgcagtttttcatatttacgttcgaaaaatgatgttttatggcttaaggCATCACTTGtacactttaagaaaaatgaaaatttcggCAGATTTCCATACAATTGAGATCTGATCTATTTTGAATTATCTTGTATGACTGAATTTATGGCATTGAAACCAAAATccgctgattctgagacaacaCCTAAAAATATCGGTTTCTGAGAGCGCAGCTGTAAGACACATATTTAATTTTTCTACTTGATTCttgtaaatgatatttaaatgaaataatccCATACCGTATCTGTCCAGTAAAATCTCGTTGAATATAAAATGTTCTCCTTCATTTCTCCAGTGTTCATGCAGCGGGATTCAATCGATGTACTGCAATATGCATATTACATTAACAACCCCCTTCCTATTTCCCGATATTCTTGATGCCCGGGGCGCGGGCACTCATTACCAAGCACCATCAACCATTTATTGCCCTATTTACTGTAATTGAGCATTCGATTGATTCTACTCTACAGGTTCATCGAAGACTCAATCGACTTAATTATTGCAGATATCTAACTTTAGGTTATTTCTGACCGATTTAGATTATGTCCCGGATATTTGATGTTCGAAATAAGCTGAGTCAGAGGAGTTTTGATGATTTTCTACATCTATCAATTGGAAGTCGAACTACTTGACTGGAGGGTATTCAGCTGGAATATGTTTATGTGAACTATGCTCCACGCATGTTTTGTATAACATAATAGAGCGTGTTGTATActtctcccaccccagataatAACAGTCGAAACTCATTACGttgaactctgttatctcgatgttctgattatgtcgaactttttcgattttttttccgGTGTTGTTATACACTATCTGTCTATAGGTTATATCAAATGTTCGTTGTCTGTTTCCCAATATCCAGTCGACTTccacatagcgagttttgactgtagatccaaatattttgccatgctagaaatccttatcttgcccacgggcaaagatgataaaaaagtacccgtttgtaaaaataaattgaaatacatcCTTACTATATTGTGAtttactgaggtgggagaaaaaacatctaccatggccgctcgtgtaagatggGTTTATCCCGACCCTCGAGCAGGGTGTAGGTTTATCCCAACCCTCGAGCAGGGTGTAGGTTTATCCCAACCCTCGAGCAGGGTGTAGGTTTATCCCAACCCTCGAGCAGGGTGTAGGTTTATCCAACCCTCGAGTAGGGTGTAGGTTTATCCAACCCTCGAGCAGGGTGTAGGTTTATCCAACCCTCGAGCAGGGTGTAGGTTTATCCAACCCTCGAGCAGGGTGTAGGTTTATCCAACCCTCGAGCAGGGTGTAGGTTTATCCCAACCCTCGAGCAGGGTGTAGGTTTATCCAACCCTCGAGCAGGGTGTAGGTTTATCCCAACCCTCGAGCAGGGTGTAGGTTTATCCCAACCCTCGAGCAGGGTGTAGGTTTATCCCAACCCTCGAGCAGGGTGTAGGTTTATCCCAACCCTCGAGCAGGGTGTAGGTTTATCCCAACCCTCGAGCAGGGTGTTCAGCGGAAACCTCATTCTGTAAAACACACAGCGTTTGGGTTAGGATGAAACTATCTAACACTCTCGCAATGCtcaagtcaaaataaatattctgttctgttctgcaaaaaaaaacctaatttattttatttgtattacttCTACATCTGTGTTTAATGACTTTTTGAATACATAtctgtaaatatttttacattattgtttgactacatgtatgtactttGTTGGTACGTCTAATacaattctgttctgttctgtattcgtttcattattaaacaattagGAACGTTTTACAATTGATTACCCTTTAATGTGTTGTTTCATCTTTGATCTAGGTTTTAGTAATTCACAACGGGAGCTGAAACATGTACTCTTGTATATTTATGTAGATCTATACATATTAGTGTAAATTATTATGGGCAATTATTCAATTCAGAAGAATGTCAACTGTTGCCGATGTAACATACCGTTATATCATTACGAATAAAACGAGGaaattgttacatttaaaactaCATCAGATTATTTGAGTTTGACGGGAGCTTTCTGGATTTTTCCTGTATAATTTATgactttaataattaaaataaaaaggctTCATTTTCTATAAGACTACTGTtgaaatactgaacatttttaaacacagaacagaacagaacatttattagGCATAAACCTTTACATGTTCGTagccaaatgcatatatatacattcacggCGGCAATACAAACAGTATTGACATTTACTGTTGTATGAGAAGAGCGTAATttcaagaacaaatataaatatagctaTTCAAATAATAATCGGCAAGaactgaattaaaataaaagcacttCTGCGCTTTACAGTTATGCCACTAGTAGATGATCTCGCTGCAGTATTGGTAGCTTTCAATTTAATTACgaattcagattttttttaatgcgattactttaaagctgcactcttacagatttaccgtttttacaacgattttattttttgtttttgaatgagcatttttttgcgttaatatctacaaaccaatgataaaagactggtGACAAAGGACCAGATCGCAGAttatcatatttctgttcgaaaagtaatgttttatggctaaaagcgttactaactgaaaaatgcataacacatcattttttgaacttaaatataaaaatcagcgatctaatttttgtcagcagtcttatatgactggtttccatgcattttcgcataaattggctcgttccaagacaaaaaagttatcaaaacgttttatctgtgagagtgcagcttcaaaagGTAGCTTATGAACCTTTAACCTCAAATGCCGTGCCCAGAAGGTATGACAAACTAAAATAAAGTAGATCACCCAGACAAGTCTGCAATTATCTTGCCGTTTGATGTAAATTGAAAAGCGCGTGCGGTGCTCGCGGTTCTCATTAACCAATTGCAGTTCGGATCTAACGAGGCATTGCAAGCCATCTTTACCATTATCGACCATTGTCGTGTATCGGAATGCTCCCAGAACTCTCTTGTTTTTCACGTCAGTAGTTTGTCTTGTTGGTTAGATAGACCATTGCTTTGTCAACTGAATCGAGAATCTTGTCCTCGCAACTTTTATGATCATTCAACGATATATTGATTGATCAACGCGGTTTCTCCTTTCTCACACtataaaaaggttttttttgttttcaactcTCTTTCGCTTAATTATTGTCTAAGAGCGGTTTAATGAAATCACGTTGCCTTGACTTTCTATTAGACTATTTACGTTTTAAGGATTCATTGGAGCGTAAGGTATTGATTGGAGGCGATCGATTGTTGACTATGGAATCCAGGTTAACCTGGCTCCTTTAATGGCAGCAACTGAGTCTTTTTTCTCTCTTtctccatcaatgcattattgtATAGATGTGAAAAGTGAAGCggattaaatattcattatagaGCAAGGTGTCAATCAGGCGGCGCGctcgggattttttttataatgtaattCGATCCCGGGGAATAGGTGTCTTGTTGCTGGAAACGTAGCCTGGTATAAGCAGTGTTGTTGCAGCGAATATAGTGCAGTTGTAATTGATTGTTAATTATCAGATTGCATCTCTTCTATTGTGAATTTCTGGAAATAATGTCGGAGTCATCAAATTTAATAGCGTCGGCGTCATTCAATGTGGATAACGGCCATGATCTTGGTTCTCCCGGAGAGCCCAGGGAGGAGGTTTCGGAGTTCCGTCCCATTCCAGGGGCCCGCCGTTCCAGGACCGCAAAGAGAGCTTCCTGTGCTGGTAATTGCAATACAATGTGCTTACCAGGTTCACATGTGTTTTTGGTAGCAAAGACCGCCAGTTGTATGACCATCACAAGTGGTGTGTGCATCGCCTACGCGCTGCATCGTTGTTGGTCTTGCTGGCTCTTATGAATTTTCTTTTCGCGTAGGGATATGGTATGCGGCCGAATGTttaggccccaatttctcgaaacttcttaagcttaacatgcttaagtcgcttatttcaattagccataatacatactgaaaatggattttgataaatgaaaaatagtttattctgataatcatagcGAATATtcctacatatttttttttaaaaatcttgaagaagtaaatataacacattttaacaacaaaaatattgagattagcttaatcctgtttaaTAGGGACTTAAgcagtttcgagaaattggggccagaagttttaaaaagttaacGTCGACGTGATAAACgacatcattgttaacatttaagcgtgaaatgattgacaatgtgtacaacatttaaatataaacaaatacagttgCGATAGTTGTCTCAAACAGCAGATCACAAATGTATCCATTAGACTTCCACGGCATTAAGGAtttgaagttaacaacgatggcgttaacaacgttgttaacttaaacgaagttctgaacaatctgcccATTGGTatggaaaaaagaaaagaaaaatcgTTTAAATGACACCTTGCCTTGTCGTCGTACTCAAATAGTTCAAGCGATCACTCGTCACCAGATCTAGTGCAGATGTTTGAAcgaaatttttttttacataatgatattttctGTGTCACAAGGTGAGATGACATCGGTGCGCGTCGCATTCCACCGCAGACTGATGACTGACATTTCCCCCTGCAGTCACATGTTATGATGTGTGTTTATAGAGTTGAAAAACATGGAATATATCAATGGTCGGCTTCGTTGAACATGGTTTTAAACGTTGTAGATTTatcttatttgaaaacataaacattgagGGAAGCGAATAACTTACGTTTATTGGTAACGAATCACGATACTTGGTATTTGACTAGACTCTAGTGACTATGATTTGTCTTATCCCGGTCAAATTTGGCCAAACTTTTGTGGCTATGATTTGTCTTATCCCGGCCAAATTTTGCCAAACTCTGTGAACAATGACTTATATACCCAGGACAAACTTTGGTAAGACTCATGTGGCTACGATTTTCTTATCCCGGTAAATTTTGGCCAAACTTTGGTGATTATGATCCCGGTCAAATTTGGACAAACTCTGGTGACTATGATCCTGGTCAAATTTGGACAAACTCTGGTGACTATGATTTCGGTCAAATTTGGACAAACTCTGGTGACTATGATTCCGGTAAAATTTAGGCAAACTTTGTTGACTATGATTCCGGTCAAATTTGGCCAAACTCTGGTGACTATGACGTGTCTTATCCCGGAGAAATTTGCCAAATCTGGTGACTATGGTTTGTCTGAACAAAAGGCAAAACAACTCAAACTAGAGCCTGGAATTTcaactttatattttgtttaatcatttgcGTTGTTATCATTTGTTCTTCATACACTTTTATAGACCCCAGCCCTTCACTTAAATGGAATTGAacttatgataaaatgaaatggCACACTTCTATCTCTTCAAGTgatagttttttatataaatcatgaaataaaacgTTAACAATGGCGTTGAAACGTGCAGAGGGATAAACAGAAAAGTCATGAAACTTATATCTTAAAACTGTGTCTTTCTATTTGCAGCACACAGCGACAGCTGCTTGGACCGGACGCTCCACTGCCTGAGTCACGTGCCATGCGCGTCACTGCTCGCATGGATCCTGCTACTCATTGGGCTGGGCGGCTTCACCGGAAGTCTCCTCGCGGGCGCCGACCGCACACGTGACCTTCTGGAGGAGGACCGACTGTAAGTAAACGCTACAGAAATGCAGATATTTGTTTACACAGAACATGTTCCATACCTTTGTACATTGGTCCTTGTCCGTGCCGGGACCAGGGTGTAACACGGAAGCTCAAAAGAGTCTTGCTTAAGCGGTATATACCAGGCGcatagctgcctatacgcgagcaCGCgactgaatccacatgattctgactttaaaaataatcaGCCAACGTTGCAGAATGCGTACATGACCACATGACCCTTAAACTGTTCATTTTCCAGTATTAGAAGCACCTCAGAACTCCCAGAATGCACTAGACTGCaccatgtttttcaatattttctgcCATCGCATGCCCCCGAGCCCAACTAGCACAATTATGATTTCACATCAAAAGaaggctagctacgcccctgtataCATGGGCTTTGTAGATTCGAATGGCATACACATACCCACATGGTTAGAAGTTTGCTCTATTCTTTTATAATCAATAGATTACATAAGCCTTGTATTCCAGGCTATGGTTCATCGAGTACACCATAATCGGTGTCGTCTGCGGCATGTTCGTGATCGGCACGTGCCTTCTGATTGTGGCCCATTTCTCCAGTGAGCCTAGCAGCCGACATGCCTTCAACACCTCCAGCAAAAACACGTGCGGACGAGTTCTCAATATAGTCGTGAGTTACTTATTACGATGTATTATGCGTAATGTCAACTAGTTTATACCATCAACACGATTAATAAGATCAACACCTAACATGTTAACTCGtgcaatacaatttaaatttctgcgtgcattcggaacaccttggCCATATTCCATCGATAAAAACATCGGAGATATGTCGATACATCAtgaaaagtagttcgtaaaattttaaatactatttttgatatattgttgTGTTGTAAAGTGTTTTTGTATTACTTGGTccaaattgattgccagtgaagcctataattgcataaatatttaagatttccAAGCGTAATGTCCTAAGGATTAACTGCTATATTGAAATCACTACGCGAACTACTTGCAGcgtatttaaatgcaaaaaaaatgtccGCTTTGCACATGAAAAATGTCCGCTTTGCACATCTTCGGTAATTTCTGGCTGAAAAATGTCCGCAATACGCTACATATGAGGTTTGAACAAGTGGTATATGCAACATGATATTACAAATTCTGTTCATGCTATATTACAGTTGTAAGTCCTATGCTACAATGTGTCGATGTTGCATTACGAGTACATAGGTAAACCTTTGCATTATGTCGAAAATACAAACGAATATTCGTTTCCACTACATGTGTTGGTGCTACAATTCAAATGTTAGCCCTATGGTACATAACGCATGTAGACGCTACATCTCAGCTACACGCATTTAACGCTCGtatgtgtattatatttgtatatacatgtactttcagaTGGTAATACTCAGCTACATTCTATGTGTGGCGTGGCTGGTGACCAGTGCAATACTCTCCATTCCGGTGACGGCCCTCGGGCTCCTCTGGTACCTCGTTGACTTCAAGCACGTCGACTGCATCAACCTTGCAAACTATGGTAAGTGCTTGCTCCTATTGGTTTGCTTTGGCGTATTATTTGACTATTGCATTCGTTAACTCGCTAGGATGGCAGCAAAGTTCATTCCAAACATATTGCGCATACATATTTTCTGAATAAATTTTTCGTGTACTAGTAATTGTTACAGCACCGATCATTCATAATTACATAACATTTGATGTCGTCGAAAGTCTGGCACTTAACTCAAGAACTTTTGATTATACATTTCACAAGTTGAATCATTATACCAGACAAGCAATACAGAACCTTACACTATGCTTCAGTAATACTTATCATTCACagacatataaaacacattaatcctgcaatCGAGGTGCTACACACTGATACATACCATACTTTTTCCAATACAACCGCCATCTGAGGGGAAGTaatgctttcaaattcaacagTTCGCCTGAAATCAGTTATACCATGGTTTATATCCTCTCCTCCAGTTCTCCTGTAAACAATTCTACCATGGTTTATGCCCTCTCCTCCAGTTCCCCTGTAAACAATTCTACCATGGTTTATGTCCTCTCCTCCAGTTCTCCTGTAAACAATTCTACCATGGTTTATGTCCTCTTCTCCAGTTCCCCTGTAAACAGTTCTACCATGGTTTATGTCCTCTTCTCCAGTTCCCCTGTAAACAGTTCTACCATGGTGTATGTCCTCTCCTCCAGTTCCCCTGTAAACAATTGTACCATGGTTTATGTCCTCTTCTCCAGTTCCCTTGTTAACAGTTGtaccatgttttttttgtcatcTCCAGTTCCCCTGTAAACAATTGTACCATGGTTTATGTCCTCTTCTCCAGTTCCCCTGTAAACAGTTCTATCATGGTTTATGGCCTCTTCTCCAGTTCCTCTGTAAACAGTTGTACCATGGGTTATGTCCTCTACTCCAGTTCCCCTGTAAACAGTTGTACCATGGTTTATGTCCTCTTCTCCAGTTCCCCTGTAAACAATTCTACTATGGTTTATGTCCTCTTCTCCAGTTCCCCTGTAAACAGTTGTACCATGGTTTATGTCCTCTTCTCCAGTTCCCCTGTAAACAATTCTACTATGGTTTATATCCTCTCCTCCAGTTCCCCTGTAAACAGTTGTACCATGGTTTATGTCCTCTTCTCCAGTTCCCCTGTAAACAATTCTACTATGGTAAACAGTTCTACCATGGTTTATGTCCTCTTCTCCAGTTCCCCTGTAAACAGTTCTACCATGGTTTATGTCCTCTTCTCCAGTTCCCCTGTAAACAGTTCTACCATGGTTTATGTCCTCTTCTCCAGTTACCCTGTTAACAGTTgtaccatgttttttttttgtcctcTCCTCCAGTTCCCCTGTAAACAATTGTACCATGGTTTATGTCCTCTTCTCCAGTTCCTCTGTAAACAGTTGTACCATGGGTTATGTCCTCTACTCCAGTTCCCCTGTAAACAGTTGTACCAGGTTTATATC from Mya arenaria isolate MELC-2E11 chromosome 3, ASM2691426v1 harbors:
- the LOC128227336 gene encoding neuronal membrane glycoprotein M6-a-like isoform X2; amino-acid sequence: MRQKNGSYRVVRDRMDLSMDNVWEHRPIADENGTLIANHNEEGSHGKAHSDSCLDRTLHCLSHVPCASLLAWILLLIGLGGFTGSLLAGADRTRDLLEEDRLLWFIEYTIIGVVCGMFVIGTCLLIVAHFSSEPSSRHAFNTSSKNTCGRVLNIVMVILSYILCVAWLVTSAILSIPVTALGLLWYLVDFKHVDCINLANYGFDARELCNKDNDRGLERFTNHGKDLLCYYGAALISSFVIIISLIHFLMCMSANITHLRDARFATLNAYEEAEEAPAKPLNDTTM
- the LOC128227336 gene encoding neuronal membrane glycoprotein M6-a-like isoform X5; its protein translation is MPFRGYLVNRHSKKYGDSEIESASHSDSCLDRTLHCLSHVPCASLLAWILLLIGLGGFTGSLLAGADRTRDLLEEDRLLWFIEYTIIGVVCGMFVIGTCLLIVAHFSSEPSSRHAFNTSSKNTCGRVLNIVMVILSYILCVAWLVTSAILSIPVTALGLLWYLVDFKHVDCINLANYGFDARELCNKDNDRGLERFTNHGKDLLCYYGAALISSFVIIISLIHFLMCMSANITHLRDARFATLNAYEEAEEAPAKPLNDTTM
- the LOC128227336 gene encoding neuronal membrane glycoprotein M6-a-like isoform X7, which encodes MGLRIWYAHSDSCLDRTLHCLSHVPCASLLAWILLLIGLGGFTGSLLAGADRTRDLLEEDRLLWFIEYTIIGVVCGMFVIGTCLLIVAHFSSEPSSRHAFNTSSKNTCGRVLNIVMVILSYILCVAWLVTSAILSIPVTALGLLWYLVDFKHVDCINLANYGFDARELCNKDNDRGLERFTNHGKDLLCYYGAALISSFVIIISLIHFLMCMSANITHLRDARFATLNAYEEAEEAPAKPLNDTTM
- the LOC128227336 gene encoding neuronal membrane glycoprotein M6-a-like isoform X9, producing the protein MGQRIWYAHSDSCLDRTLHCLSHVPCASLLAWILLLIGLGGFTGSLLAGADRTRDLLEEDRLLWFIEYTIIGVVCGMFVIGTCLLIVAHFSSEPSSRHAFNTSSKNTCGRVLNIVMVILSYILCVAWLVTSAILSIPVTALGLLWYLVDFKHVDCINLANYGFDARELCNKDNDRGLERFTNHGKDLLCYYGAALISSFVIIISLIHFLMCMSANITHLRDARFATLNAYEEAEEAPAKPLNDTTM
- the LOC128227336 gene encoding neuronal membrane glycoprotein M6-a-like isoform X6, giving the protein MGIYSIWMSYLAHSDSCLDRTLHCLSHVPCASLLAWILLLIGLGGFTGSLLAGADRTRDLLEEDRLLWFIEYTIIGVVCGMFVIGTCLLIVAHFSSEPSSRHAFNTSSKNTCGRVLNIVMVILSYILCVAWLVTSAILSIPVTALGLLWYLVDFKHVDCINLANYGFDARELCNKDNDRGLERFTNHGKDLLCYYGAALISSFVIIISLIHFLMCMSANITHLRDARFATLNAYEEAEEAPAKPLNDTTM
- the LOC128227336 gene encoding neuronal membrane glycoprotein M6-a-like isoform X3 — translated: MSAVWEVRRSYQERPGPESGHLLVEEEGISAHSDSCLDRTLHCLSHVPCASLLAWILLLIGLGGFTGSLLAGADRTRDLLEEDRLLWFIEYTIIGVVCGMFVIGTCLLIVAHFSSEPSSRHAFNTSSKNTCGRVLNIVMVILSYILCVAWLVTSAILSIPVTALGLLWYLVDFKHVDCINLANYGFDARELCNKDNDRGLERFTNHGKDLLCYYGAALISSFVIIISLIHFLMCMSANITHLRDARFATLNAYEEAEEAPAKPLNDTTM
- the LOC128227336 gene encoding neuronal membrane glycoprotein M6-a-like isoform X1, giving the protein MSEPMDVGIPIEGEWEAKPEEGGLDEEQGQLLGQDVLFPPNPEPEPVKENDAHSDSCLDRTLHCLSHVPCASLLAWILLLIGLGGFTGSLLAGADRTRDLLEEDRLLWFIEYTIIGVVCGMFVIGTCLLIVAHFSSEPSSRHAFNTSSKNTCGRVLNIVMVILSYILCVAWLVTSAILSIPVTALGLLWYLVDFKHVDCINLANYGFDARELCNKDNDRGLERFTNHGKDLLCYYGAALISSFVIIISLIHFLMCMSANITHLRDARFATLNAYEEAEEAPAKPLNDTTM